A single genomic interval of uncultured Campylobacter sp. harbors:
- a CDS encoding DUF4149 domain-containing protein, giving the protein MRAIFSIYIFIIAALIGIELSLGALVAPVVFFPQQIIGDGVLSHFQSGKLMSEIFVKYGGILIAISIICLVFEMINFNNNKSQSFRLRLSTLMLTLVNIILALLFVLYFTDYIINAQKIGAEATMTPEFAQIHAASEWCMKLIIVFQTVLFFAKILPALAAKKAAPEQSAADAD; this is encoded by the coding sequence ATGCGCGCAATTTTTTCTATCTATATCTTCATCATAGCGGCCCTTATCGGCATCGAGCTCTCGCTCGGCGCACTCGTCGCGCCCGTGGTATTTTTCCCGCAGCAGATTATCGGAGATGGCGTGCTATCGCACTTTCAAAGCGGCAAGCTAATGAGCGAGATCTTCGTAAAATACGGCGGCATCCTCATCGCAATCTCGATCATCTGTCTCGTTTTTGAGATGATAAATTTCAACAACAACAAATCGCAATCCTTTCGCTTGCGCCTTTCGACCCTGATGCTGACGCTCGTAAATATCATACTTGCCCTACTTTTCGTGCTTTACTTTACCGACTACATCATAAACGCCCAAAAGATCGGTGCAGAAGCAACGATGACGCCGGAATTTGCCCAAATCCACGCGGCTAGCGAGTGGTGCATGAAACTCATCATCGTGTTTCAAACGGTGCTGTTTTTCGCAAAAATCCTCCCCGCCCTCGCCGCGAAAAAGGCAGCACCGG